The Aquitalea magnusonii region TGGCTAATGCGCAGCTGACTGGAAACATGCAAATCACCAATCAGATCAGCCTGCTCATGCAGGAAATACTGCAAATTGTGCGCTTAAAAATGCATATCAGACTGGATGAAAACACACTGGCCTTCCATCGCTTTGTCACTCATCTTAAATTTCTCGCTCAACGACTGCTCAGCAAACAAAGCCTGCCAACGGGAGATATGGCATTACAGGAAATGGTGCAAAATTGTTACCCACAGGCATGGAACTGCGCCATGGTAATTAGCAAGCATATCGAAGCCCACAAACACCCCAAATTAAGCGATGCAGAAATCATGTACCTTGGCTTGCATATCAATCGGCTGCATGACAGGCAAGCCAAATAACAGCCATATTCAACACCACAATACCGCACCACCTTTATTAAATTAATCTGCAGCAAAATGAAACCAAGATGGTTGAATAATTCAAGCGCTTACTCTTGATAGGATTGTTATCGCAATTGCGAGCAAAACCTGAAATCGCTCTCCGCCAGGAAAGCTGACTTCAGGTTTTTTTTAATTTAATCACACAAGGAATAAAAAATGGAGGAATTGGCCAATACCATCTTGGACAAAATAGGTGGCAAGGACAATATAGAAAGCCTGGTTCACTGTGCCACGCGCTTGCGCTTCAAATTAAAAAACAGCGCCCTGGCACAAACTGCCACGTTGAAACAAACACCTGGGGTGCTGATGGTAGTGGAAAGCGGTGGGCAATATCAGGTAGTGATTGGCAATGATGTCAGTAAAGTTTTTTCTGCTATCGAAAAACTGCGCCAAACCACAAGCCAGCCGGTGGATAGCGCCAGCGGCATCAGCGAAACACTGTTCAGCCGCTTTATTGACGTCGTGTCCGGCATTTTCACCCCATTTCTTGGCGTCATGGCAGCATCCGGTATTCTGAAGGGCTTGTTGGCGCTGGCACTGGCCAGCCATTGGCTGGCGGCGGACAGCGGCAGCTATTACGTTTTATATGCTGCCAGCGACGCGCTCTTCTTTTTCCTGCCTATTGTCCTGGCCTATACCGCGGGGCAGAAATTCGGCGGTTCGCCCTTCACCACCATGGCCATCGGGGCTGCCTTGCTGCACCCGACCATCCGCAGCCTGTTTGCCAGCGGCAGTATTGGCGCGTCGCTGGATTTCTTTGGTTTGCCACTTACCTTGCTGGATTATGGCTCTTCAGTGATGCCGGTCATTTTCGCGGCCTGGTTTAGTTGCCTGCTGGAGAAACGGGTACAAGCACGCATCCCTGCCGCCATCCGCAATCTGGCAACGCCATTGCTCTGCCTCGCCATCACGGTTCCCTTGACCTTTTTGCTGATCGGCCCGCTGGCCACGCAGGCCAGCCATGGACTGGCGGCTGGCTATCAATGGCTGTATGCCTTGTTCCCGGTGCTGGCAGGTGCCGTCATGGGGAGCTTATGGCAGGTATTCGTCATTTTTGGCCTGCACTGGGGCTTCATCCCGCTGATGCTCAACAACCTCAGCGTGTTGGGCTACGACAGCATGCTGCCGCTGCTCTTGCCGGCGGTCATGGGCCAAGTGGGCTCGGTACTGGGTGTCATGCTGCGTAGTCGCGACAGCAAGCAACGCTCGCTGGCCGCCTCTGCCGCGACGGCTGGTTTATTCGGCATTACCGAACCGGCCATCTACGGCATCAACCTGCCTGCCAAACGCCCCTTCCAGTTTGCCTGTATCGGCGGGGCGCTGGGCGGCATGGTGGTTGGCTATGTGCAAAGCAAGGTGTACTCGATGGGCTTGGTCAGCGTGTTTACCTTTGCGCAGATCATTCCGCCAAGCGGGGTGGATGCCAGCGTGTGGGGTACCTTCATCGGGACGGGCATTGCTTGCCTGTTTGCCTTGCTGGCCACCTTTTTCTTTGGCCTGCCTGCCACGGCACAAA contains the following coding sequences:
- a CDS encoding beta-glucoside-specific PTS transporter subunit IIABC encodes the protein MEELANTILDKIGGKDNIESLVHCATRLRFKLKNSALAQTATLKQTPGVLMVVESGGQYQVVIGNDVSKVFSAIEKLRQTTSQPVDSASGISETLFSRFIDVVSGIFTPFLGVMAASGILKGLLALALASHWLAADSGSYYVLYAASDALFFFLPIVLAYTAGQKFGGSPFTTMAIGAALLHPTIRSLFASGSIGASLDFFGLPLTLLDYGSSVMPVIFAAWFSCLLEKRVQARIPAAIRNLATPLLCLAITVPLTFLLIGPLATQASHGLAAGYQWLYALFPVLAGAVMGSLWQVFVIFGLHWGFIPLMLNNLSVLGYDSMLPLLLPAVMGQVGSVLGVMLRSRDSKQRSLAASAATAGLFGITEPAIYGINLPAKRPFQFACIGGALGGMVVGYVQSKVYSMGLVSVFTFAQIIPPSGVDASVWGTFIGTGIACLFALLATFFFGLPATAQTSPRHPVQTEQHTILSPISGNIRQLSSIHDTAFASGALGAGIAIYPSTASLYAPCAGVVSGVQPTGHALTLRTEHGVEILIHVGINTVHLKGQHFHPQIAPGQHVTAGQLLMHIDREAIQAAGYDPTVLLTLCQGADNASIQLLQAGQVQTGDPLFLLHTEPLPTQA